From Rhodococcus sp. B7740:
TCGCGTTCTCGAATCCATCGGAGCGCGGCACGGAGGTCTGCAGTGGGGCCGAGTACACGCAGAACGATGTCGGCGGCCAGTCGCCCCGGCAGGGCCTTGGCCATCACGGCCTTGTCGACGCCGTGGCGTTCGGCGAACTCGAACCACACCGCCTCGATCGACTCGTGGGAATCGACGAGTGTGCCGTCCATGTCGAACAGGAATGCAGCTGCCGTGATGGATCCGCGAAGCGGGCCGGGCTGCAGACTCATACCGTAGCCTCCGCTCGCATCCCCAAGGCGTCGCCTGCGTAGCTGACGAGCTCGAGATCGTCTGCGGTGGAGCGGCGTAGTCGTTGGTCGCCCGGGTCGGTATCGAGAACCACGGTGCCGGCACCCAATTCGCTGAGAAATCCGATGTCGGTACGGATCTGATCCACGGTCCCGTACCCGAGAGGACGATTGGGCGACTGCACCGGAGTGTCGGTGGGCAGAAAGTAGATTCTCGGGACGAACTCCTTGTCCTCGTGCAGGGCTCGCGATCCTGCGATGCACAGTTGTCTCGACGGGTGCAATGGATGCCAACCGGTGCCGCGGGTATTGGTCCGGTCGATCGCAGCCGGGCCGTTGCCACCGATCCACAGCGGCGGATGTGGCGACTGCACCGGCATCGGTCCACCGTGGATACGGCGGGATGTGCCGCTGGCACCGGGGGATTCGTAGGTCTCCGACGCCCAGGCGGCTGCCAGGGTGTCGAGTGTGGTGTCGGTCAGCCTGCCCCGGCGGTGGAACGGAACACCCAGAACGTCGAACGCTTGCGCCGTCCAACCCACGCCGACTCCGACGATGAGTCGTCCGGCGCTGAGCCGGTCGATCGTTGCGGTGGCATGCGCGAGGTATGCCGGATGGCGATGGCTTCCGATCAGCACTCCGCTACCGAGACGGATCGAGTCGGTCTGCCCGGCAAGCCACGACAGCGTCGTCAGGCATTCGTAGAACGGCGCGGGGGAGCGGCGATTCGCATCGTCGGTCAGTACCACGTGATCCGAGAGCAGGATGTTGTCGAATCCGGCCGATTCGGCAGTGCGTGCCCACCCGAGGAGCCCGTCCGGATCGATCTGTGGCCCGAAGTTCGGCAGATTGAGTCCGTACTTCACAGCGCACCCGGAAACAGTCGACGTGCGCCGGTGTTCCGATCACTGGTGGGCAGGGTGAGGAAATTGCCACCGTTGGCCGTCAGCGGCCGGGCACCGTGCTTGCGTCCGATGTGATGCTCGAACAGTTCCACATTGAGCTCACCGACCGAGACCATTGCCATCCTGGAAGTACCTTCCACATCGAGATCGAATTGCGCTCGCATGAAACCGCGGTCTGCTTCGATCTCGGTGCGCAGTACCTCGGTTGCGGAGTGCGAGGCCACCAGCTGCGCGATGGTCGCATCGAGATCCGCCACGCTGTACCCGGAATGGTCGAGCCCTCGGCAGGTCGGCAGCAGCGCCGAGGGGATATCGTCACGTCGATGATGCAGCCGGGCGTCGGTGTGGCCGAAGTAGCCCGGGGTCTCGGGCCACTGCTGCAGCTCGAACAACGTGCCCCACGGCGATCTGAAGTAGATCCACTTGTTGCCGGCAATCGGACCCTTGGGGACGGTGATCACATCGCCGAGCAACGAAACATCCTGCTGTTCATCGAGGTAACCCGCTGCAGCATCGATGTCTCCGACGGTGAAGCACAGGTGATTGGTTCCCACATCGACTATTCGCGGCGGGGTCTGTTCGGCCGAAGCCGATGACGTGAACTCGACGGTGACGCTGCCCGAGACCGGCACCGAGGCACCGTCGGTGGCAGTCGCGCCGACGAGCGACGCGACGAAGTCAGCGGCCTGGTGGGCGTCCGGGACGGTGATACCTATTGTAGTGAGCGATGTTTCGATTCTTTCGGTCGTGGTCATGGGATCAGCAGTACCTTTCCTCGGGTTCCACCGGCTGCAAGGAGCGCATGCGCCTGCGAGGCCTCGTCGAATCCGAATTCGCGGGCAACGGGGACAGTGAGCGTGCCCGCCGAGACGAGCGCGGAGATCTCCGCCAGTCCCGGTCCGTCCTCGTTCACATAGCTCTTGCCCGGGGTGATCCCGCGTTGTGGTTGTGGTTGGTCGCCGTCCTCGATCGAGACGTACGCGCCGCCGTCGCGCACGGAGTCGATGGTCTCGACCACGCCTGCGGTGTCGACGACGGCGTCGTACTCACCGGCCTGCAGGTCGACGGGTTTCGCGAACACTCGGCGTGCGCCGAGCGCGAGCAGATCTTCGGTGTCGGACTCTCGCGCGAGGGCGTCCACTCGGTGGCCGCGGCCGATCAGAATCGCCGACGCGATGCGTCCCACCGCGCCCGCAGCCCCAGTCACCAAGACTGTCGAGTGCGCTGCGAGGGTAATCTTGTCGAGTTGCTGCACGGCGGTGAGAGATGCGAGCGGGATCGCTGCCGCATGCGCCAGGCCGACGCCGGTGGGCGCGTGTGCGAACAGAGATTCGTCGGCGACCACACGCTCGGCATAGGTACCGAAACGATGTGCCGGCTGCGCAACCATCCCGATCACGGTGTCGCCCGGTGCAAATCGAGTCACCGACTGTCCGACGGCGACGACGGTGCCCGACACATCCCAACCGAGGACCGCGGGGTACGTCAGTTCGATCGGTAGAAATCCCGAGCGGGTCTTGAGGTCGACCGGATTGACGGCGGCCGCAGCCACCGACACCGTGATGTCTCCCGGTCCGGCGACGGGTTCGTCCACGTCGGCGACAGTCAGTACTTCGGGTTCACCTTTGGCGGTGATGACAACGGCCTTCATGCGATCTCCTCTCGTTCGGCTGCGGGCACCAACTCGCCCGCGTACCGTGCGTTTTCCTCCGCTGCGGTCAGCACGAGGCCGCCGTCGACGGTGATGGTGGTACCGGTGAGGTAACTCGATGCCGGTCCGGCGAGAAAGACTGCGGCTGCGGCAACCTCGTTCACCCCGGCGGGCCTGCCGAGGGGAATGGCCGGCCTCGAAATATCCGCGTATGCGGATTCGTCGACAACTCCGTTCATCGCGGTTGCTGTCTCCCCGGGAGCCACCGAATTGACGCGAACACCGTGCCGCGCGAACTCGAGCGCGAGTACCTTCCCCGACGCAGCCAACGCTGCCTTGCTGGCGCAGTAGATCGCGCCGCCGGTGATGGGCACCGAATCGTGAACCGAGGTGATGTTGACGATCGAGCCCGCGATGCCGTCCGAGATCATGCGACGACCGACAGCCGATGCCAACGTAAGTGGCGTGACGGTGTTGATCGCCAGGACATCCTCGATCCGTTGGACATCGAGACCGTCGGCCGAGGACCGGTCGTTGACGCCGGCGTTGTTGACAAGGCATCGGATCTCGCCGAACGTGCCGATCGCGCCCTCGACTGCGGCGACCGTGGCCCGCGCGTCGCGCAGATCGAGCTGGAGCGCAGTCGCGTCGACGGGATACGACGCTCGAATATCGTCGATCAGTCGACTGACTCGGTCGGTGCCGTTGCCGTATCCGAGGATCAGGTTGTGTCCCTCGCGTGCGAGGGCCACGGCGATCGCGCGTCCGATTCCGCTACTGGCACCGGTGACAACGGTGTAGCCGGGTCTACTCAACTGCGATCACCACCTTCGGGCGTGTCCTGTGGCTTTCGAGACGATCGAAGGCCGCCTTGGCGTCGGACAACGGGACCACGCTGTCGATGAGCGCCGCCAGGGCGGGACGAATGAGCGGGAAGAGCGCCGCAGCACGGCGATAGTGATCGACACCGTGACGAATCCCGATGATCGAGATACCCGCCAGCGCAACCGCTCCGGGGTCGATGGACTCGCAGTGCGCAGCCACGCCGACGAGAATGCACTTTCCACCGGGGCGCAGAACCCCGATTGCGGTGCTCAGTGCGCCGACGCCGCCCGATGCCTCCACGACGATGTCGTAGGGCCCGGTCAGAGCGTCGGCCTCGGTGAAGGTCCGAGCCACCGCGCTTGGGTCGAGGTGCTCGATGCATCGTGGTTCGAGAATGTCGACGGTGACGGGGTAGCGGGAGAGCATGGCCACGGCGAGACTGCCGATGGTTCCCGCCCCGACGACGAGGACCCGATCGCCCGGCGACACCGATGCCGCGTCGACAGCTTCGAGTACGGTCACCAGCGGTTCGATGAGGACATGTTCGGGTTCGGCTGTCACCCGTCCCAGCGAGACCACGGCGCGCCGCGGCATGACGAGGAATTGTGCTGCAGCCCCGCCGTGTTCGTAGAGGCCGACCTCGCGAAGATCCGAACACTGGTTTCGTTTACCCGATCCGCAGGCCGTGCAGGACTGACAGAAGAGCATGGTGCTTCCGGTGACCGCGTCACCGGCATCGAGATCGCGGACGCCGCTGCCCGTCCGTTCGACCACGCCGACCCACTCGTGGCCGAAGTGGTGCGGAAAGGACGTCTTCCCGTCGGTCAGGTACGAGGACGTGCCGTGCAACAGTTCCAGATCCGTACCGCACAGCCCGACGTACGAGACAGCGACCACGACGTCGTCCGGACCGCAGACCGGTGCGTCGAGCTCGACGATCGAAACGGAATGCGGCGCGTCGATCACCGCGGCTCTCATGCGGCCACCTGTGACGCGCGACGACTGACGAACAGCAGCACCACCGCGCCGACGGCGAGGACCGCTCCGATGGCAGGCAGGACCGAGACGCTGCTGCCTCCCGACAGGGCGATGGAACCGATCCAGGCACCCGCTGCGTTGGCGAGTTGGAACCCGGCGATGTTGACGGTGGCCGCGAGGTGGGGCGCTTCACTGGCCGCGCCGATCAACTTCGAGGCCAGTGGCGGGATGATCGAGAAGCCCGCGGCACCGAGAACGAACATCCACGCGAACGCGAACCATGCTGTGCCGCCGAAGAGGAACAGGACGACGAGTGCGCCCGCGAGTGCCGTCAGCGCCGTGTACAGCGTTTTGTTCAGTGCTTTGTCTGCGAAGTATCCGCCGAGCTGGTTGCCGACCACCGAGCCGACGCCGAAGACGAACAGCACGATGGTGACGGTCGATGCGGAGATGCCGGCGTGATCGGTCAGGTAGGGCGCGATGTAGGTGAACACCACGAACAGCGCGGCCTGGCTCAGCGCCGTGAGACCGATTGCCCACAACACCGGTCCGCGGGTGAACACGCTCAGTTCCGAAGTGACACTGCCGGTCTGATGCGACGGTGCTGCTCGTCGGGTCGAGGCGATCAAGGCGGCGGTGACCAACAATTGGAAGAGCGCGACGATGGCGAACGACCAACGCCAACCGAGCTGCGAGCCGATCAGCGTCCCCAACGGAACTCCGAGGACGGTGGCGAGGTTGAGCCCCAGCGTCACGCGTGCGATGACGCGGCCCTGAAATTCCGGTTCCACCAGCGATGTTGCCAACACCAGGCACAGTGCGAAGAACGTCGCGTGGGGGAGCGCGGTGATGATTCGGAAGACCACGAGGGTCGCGAAGTTCGGGGCCAGCGCGGTGCCGATGTTGCCGATGACGAACAAGGCCATCAAAGCGGCGATGAGCGGGGTGCGAGGGACTTTGGTGGTGGCGATGGTGAGAAGGGGGCCGCCGATGACCACCGTGACGGCGTAGATCGTGATCAGCAGGCC
This genomic window contains:
- a CDS encoding VOC family protein, producing the protein MTTTERIETSLTTIGITVPDAHQAADFVASLVGATATDGASVPVSGSVTVEFTSSASAEQTPPRIVDVGTNHLCFTVGDIDAAAGYLDEQQDVSLLGDVITVPKGPIAGNKWIYFRSPWGTLFELQQWPETPGYFGHTDARLHHRRDDIPSALLPTCRGLDHSGYSVADLDATIAQLVASHSATEVLRTEIEADRGFMRAQFDLDVEGTSRMAMVSVGELNVELFEHHIGRKHGARPLTANGGNFLTLPTSDRNTGARRLFPGAL
- a CDS encoding NADP-dependent oxidoreductase, with product MKAVVITAKGEPEVLTVADVDEPVAGPGDITVSVAAAAVNPVDLKTRSGFLPIELTYPAVLGWDVSGTVVAVGQSVTRFAPGDTVIGMVAQPAHRFGTYAERVVADESLFAHAPTGVGLAHAAAIPLASLTAVQQLDKITLAAHSTVLVTGAAGAVGRIASAILIGRGHRVDALARESDTEDLLALGARRVFAKPVDLQAGEYDAVVDTAGVVETIDSVRDGGAYVSIEDGDQPQPQRGITPGKSYVNEDGPGLAEISALVSAGTLTVPVAREFGFDEASQAHALLAAGGTRGKVLLIP
- a CDS encoding SDR family NAD(P)-dependent oxidoreductase: MSRPGYTVVTGASSGIGRAIAVALAREGHNLILGYGNGTDRVSRLIDDIRASYPVDATALQLDLRDARATVAAVEGAIGTFGEIRCLVNNAGVNDRSSADGLDVQRIEDVLAINTVTPLTLASAVGRRMISDGIAGSIVNITSVHDSVPITGGAIYCASKAALAASGKVLALEFARHGVRVNSVAPGETATAMNGVVDESAYADISRPAIPLGRPAGVNEVAAAAVFLAGPASSYLTGTTITVDGGLVLTAAEENARYAGELVPAAEREEIA
- a CDS encoding zinc-dependent alcohol dehydrogenase gives rise to the protein MRAAVIDAPHSVSIVELDAPVCGPDDVVVAVSYVGLCGTDLELLHGTSSYLTDGKTSFPHHFGHEWVGVVERTGSGVRDLDAGDAVTGSTMLFCQSCTACGSGKRNQCSDLREVGLYEHGGAAAQFLVMPRRAVVSLGRVTAEPEHVLIEPLVTVLEAVDAASVSPGDRVLVVGAGTIGSLAVAMLSRYPVTVDILEPRCIEHLDPSAVARTFTEADALTGPYDIVVEASGGVGALSTAIGVLRPGGKCILVGVAAHCESIDPGAVALAGISIIGIRHGVDHYRRAAALFPLIRPALAALIDSVVPLSDAKAAFDRLESHRTRPKVVIAVE
- a CDS encoding MFS transporter; translation: MVTETRHEAPAVNANAAIIWMLLAVFGVGTVEYLVAGVLQDISSDVGVSDSTAGLLITIYAVTVVIGGPLLTIATTKVPRTPLIAALMALFVIGNIGTALAPNFATLVVFRIITALPHATFFALCLVLATSLVEPEFQGRVIARVTLGLNLATVLGVPLGTLIGSQLGWRWSFAIVALFQLLVTAALIASTRRAAPSHQTGSVTSELSVFTRGPVLWAIGLTALSQAALFVVFTYIAPYLTDHAGISASTVTIVLFVFGVGSVVGNQLGGYFADKALNKTLYTALTALAGALVVLFLFGGTAWFAFAWMFVLGAAGFSIIPPLASKLIGAASEAPHLAATVNIAGFQLANAAGAWIGSIALSGGSSVSVLPAIGAVLAVGAVVLLFVSRRASQVAA
- a CDS encoding TIGR03619 family F420-dependent LLM class oxidoreductase, whose amino-acid sequence is MKYGLNLPNFGPQIDPDGLLGWARTAESAGFDNILLSDHVVLTDDANRRSPAPFYECLTTLSWLAGQTDSIRLGSGVLIGSHRHPAYLAHATATIDRLSAGRLIVGVGVGWTAQAFDVLGVPFHRRGRLTDTTLDTLAAAWASETYESPGASGTSRRIHGGPMPVQSPHPPLWIGGNGPAAIDRTNTRGTGWHPLHPSRQLCIAGSRALHEDKEFVPRIYFLPTDTPVQSPNRPLGYGTVDQIRTDIGFLSELGAGTVVLDTDPGDQRLRRSTADDLELVSYAGDALGMRAEATV